The Hyphomicrobium sp. MC1 genome window below encodes:
- a CDS encoding Nit6803 family nitrilase: protein MRTDTIRAAAVQIAPDLKGRAGTIERVLNAITEAADKGVQFIVFPETFVPYYPYFSFVLPPVLQGAPHLELYKEAVVVPSADTNAVADIARKRGVVIVLGVNERDHGSLYNTQLIFDADGSLLLKRRKITPTYHERMVWGQGDGAGLKVVETKVGRVGALACWEHYNPLARYALMTQHEEIHAAHFPGSLVGPIFGEQIEVTMRHHALEAGCFVVNATAWLTEEQIASIHPDPKLQSAMRDGCMTCIVSPEGRHLAEPITNGEGILIADLDMRLITKRKRMMDSVGHYARPELLHLVHDTRPANAREISNAAQTSETQSIEEEANYV from the coding sequence GTGCGAACCGATACCATCCGTGCCGCTGCCGTCCAGATTGCCCCCGACCTCAAGGGCCGCGCTGGCACGATCGAGCGCGTGTTGAATGCCATCACTGAGGCGGCCGACAAAGGCGTACAGTTCATCGTCTTCCCGGAGACGTTCGTTCCTTACTACCCCTACTTTTCGTTCGTCCTTCCTCCGGTCCTTCAGGGCGCACCGCATCTTGAACTTTATAAGGAAGCGGTGGTCGTTCCCTCTGCCGATACGAATGCGGTCGCCGACATCGCCCGCAAGCGCGGCGTCGTCATCGTTCTCGGCGTGAACGAGAGAGACCACGGCTCGCTCTACAATACGCAACTGATCTTCGACGCCGACGGCTCGCTCTTACTAAAGCGGCGCAAGATCACGCCGACCTATCACGAGCGCATGGTGTGGGGCCAAGGCGACGGCGCAGGGCTCAAGGTCGTCGAGACGAAAGTCGGCCGGGTCGGCGCTCTCGCCTGCTGGGAGCATTACAATCCGCTTGCCCGCTATGCTTTGATGACACAGCACGAGGAGATCCACGCGGCGCATTTCCCCGGCAGTCTTGTAGGTCCGATCTTCGGCGAGCAGATCGAGGTGACGATGCGCCATCACGCTCTCGAAGCCGGCTGCTTCGTCGTCAATGCCACGGCTTGGCTCACGGAAGAGCAGATCGCATCGATTCATCCCGATCCCAAGCTGCAATCCGCAATGCGTGACGGCTGCATGACCTGCATCGTCTCGCCCGAAGGTCGCCACCTCGCTGAACCCATCACGAATGGCGAAGGCATCCTTATCGCCGACCTCGACATGCGGCTCATCACGAAGCGCAAGCGGATGATGGACAGCGTCGGCCATTACGCACGGCCCGAGCTGTTGCATCTCGTCCACGACACACGCCCCGCGAACGCCCGCGAGATATCGAACGCAGCACAAACATCGGAGACTCAATCGATCGAGGAGGAGGCGAACTATGTCTGA
- a CDS encoding molecular chaperone, protein MRFPGRRFAAYLFFLFCGVPPSLAMTVTPMQIEMSSTGRLSRGVITVVNDSEVPLPVEIVIKRANLDPRGVPHLSNAGDEFLVMPPQALIPPGATQNFRLQWLGEPLLEKSESFFFYVNQIPIKLSGSRHDVQLVFSVGVMVNVAPPRGQPALNVVGNSIVTDKGGRHYPAITVENPTNVHALFPQSVVQVSSGSWSETISSGELAQFIGIGLVQPGHRRRFVLPVPLPPGATSVQCRLQFDPRR, encoded by the coding sequence ATGCGATTTCCCGGCCGGCGCTTCGCTGCCTATCTTTTCTTTCTATTCTGCGGGGTCCCGCCGTCATTAGCGATGACGGTCACACCGATGCAGATTGAAATGTCGTCGACCGGACGGCTGAGCCGCGGCGTGATTACCGTCGTCAACGACAGCGAAGTTCCGCTTCCCGTCGAGATCGTCATCAAAAGAGCAAACCTCGATCCACGTGGCGTGCCGCACCTTTCCAACGCGGGTGACGAGTTTCTTGTAATGCCCCCGCAAGCGCTGATCCCTCCCGGCGCCACGCAAAATTTTCGTCTTCAATGGCTAGGAGAGCCACTGCTCGAAAAAAGCGAGAGTTTCTTTTTCTACGTCAATCAAATTCCAATCAAACTCTCGGGGAGCCGCCACGACGTCCAACTGGTTTTCAGCGTTGGAGTCATGGTGAACGTCGCTCCCCCGCGAGGCCAACCCGCGCTGAATGTCGTCGGCAACAGCATCGTAACCGACAAAGGCGGCCGACATTATCCCGCCATCACCGTGGAAAACCCGACGAACGTCCATGCATTATTTCCGCAATCCGTTGTCCAAGTATCGAGTGGGAGTTGGTCTGAGACAATATCGAGCGGTGAACTCGCGCAGTTCATAGGTATCGGCTTGGTACAGCCTGGCCATCGGCGACGCTTCGTATTGCCCGTTCCTCTGCCACCAGGCGCGACCTCAGTGCAGTGCCGGCTTCAATTCGATCCTCGACGCTAG
- a CDS encoding fimbria/pilus outer membrane usher protein → MLSSTFAVSATPAGAIEYAKPISSLLNSTGKAIDMEVPLTTNGKELGDIAIRINPDDTLLINRSAIMSMLASLLDGKSREDLSAIPSKGYFIALTDVEAAGFDIRFDRPLQELQFKPRVAQLATTDISLGKQRRAPLSSTLAEPARTSGYVNLYASLDHQWETSYPAHEGADTSGRLEMNSAVRIGQFVFENSGVLTGTVDVNVCPTQAICTYQHTPGFKRQMSRLVYDMPAERIRSELGDVEPLGIGFQQSPELLGFSFEKSSRKLTPGDTLEPAGGGSFTINQPSKVEIIVNGIVQQQLRLDPGRYNLRDLQLATGANNIDVVITNDAGLQRTVRFTAFFDANLLARGKSEWGLTGGLPSYLRDESRDYLPDLYMASGYFRYGIYDAVTAEGDIQANKYVAMAGTGALVDTGIGLVNLRTAMSAGQPGIGAAFGLDWSVVNFAGLLAASGESFRFSSEYRSPHFHSPGDINTADTGILFPEWNYWLNLSATWSAPVSNETTMALSARYQFVNNAEFGQSIYDWSTDRYGADVTFSRPLTRSLSGSLTVGVSNETFLATLDRVRDPSPEFRIGVRLFDRPDDFTSVTAGYDSIDTQTDVSAYRSQGNGLGRWDTSVYVQHSDYNAQASVSASAGYYGNRGQVRIIQNSGFEGISYSNFAVEPGPERTSLQVGTAIAFADGKIAIGAPITGDAFAIVYPHPSIENNDITIGDNENIKAIADGWGPALVTSLPAYAPYTIPVDADDLPPGYSLGAAAFDTYAPFKAGYALEVGSDYSVSAYGTLALANGEPVSLVSGVARSVNHPEKTVTIFTNAAGRFGADGLAPGGWLIEMQTDGTPTTFVLDVPAGTKGLFKAGTLHPK, encoded by the coding sequence ATGCTGAGTAGTACGTTCGCCGTGAGCGCCACGCCCGCAGGCGCCATAGAATACGCGAAGCCCATCTCTTCTCTCCTGAACTCGACAGGAAAAGCCATTGATATGGAGGTGCCGCTCACGACCAATGGAAAAGAACTGGGCGACATCGCGATACGAATTAATCCGGATGACACGCTGCTGATCAACCGCTCCGCGATAATGTCGATGCTGGCGAGTCTGCTCGACGGGAAATCCCGCGAAGATTTGTCTGCCATTCCATCCAAGGGGTACTTTATCGCACTGACCGACGTGGAAGCAGCTGGGTTTGACATTCGTTTTGATCGCCCCTTGCAAGAACTGCAGTTCAAACCGCGCGTCGCGCAGTTGGCCACGACCGATATCTCTTTGGGGAAACAGCGTCGCGCGCCATTGAGCTCGACACTTGCCGAGCCGGCTCGCACGTCGGGCTACGTGAACCTCTATGCGAGCCTCGACCATCAGTGGGAGACGAGCTATCCGGCGCATGAGGGCGCCGATACAAGCGGCAGGCTAGAAATGAACTCTGCCGTACGAATTGGTCAGTTCGTGTTCGAGAATAGCGGCGTGCTGACGGGAACCGTCGATGTCAACGTCTGCCCGACGCAGGCTATCTGCACCTATCAGCATACCCCCGGCTTCAAGCGCCAAATGTCCCGCTTGGTTTATGATATGCCTGCCGAGCGAATTCGCTCCGAGCTTGGCGATGTCGAACCGCTCGGCATCGGGTTTCAGCAGTCTCCAGAGCTTCTCGGCTTCTCGTTTGAGAAATCCAGTCGCAAGCTGACGCCAGGGGATACGCTGGAACCAGCAGGAGGTGGCTCTTTCACAATCAATCAGCCCTCCAAAGTCGAGATAATCGTCAACGGAATCGTTCAACAACAGCTCCGCCTGGACCCAGGAAGGTACAATCTCCGCGATCTTCAATTGGCAACGGGTGCGAACAATATCGATGTCGTCATCACCAACGACGCAGGCTTGCAACGAACCGTACGATTTACCGCATTCTTCGACGCCAACCTGCTGGCTCGCGGAAAAAGCGAATGGGGCCTCACAGGAGGGCTACCATCATACTTGCGCGACGAAAGCCGGGATTACCTTCCCGACCTTTACATGGCCAGTGGCTATTTTCGTTATGGCATCTACGACGCAGTGACTGCTGAGGGCGACATTCAGGCAAACAAATACGTCGCGATGGCTGGAACAGGCGCTTTGGTCGATACCGGCATCGGCCTTGTAAATCTGCGCACCGCGATGTCGGCAGGACAGCCAGGAATAGGCGCAGCATTCGGGTTGGACTGGAGCGTCGTAAACTTTGCGGGCCTACTTGCTGCGAGCGGTGAAAGCTTTCGCTTCTCGAGCGAGTACCGCAGTCCTCATTTTCATTCTCCCGGCGACATCAACACAGCGGACACCGGCATTCTCTTTCCCGAATGGAATTATTGGCTGAACCTCAGCGCGACGTGGTCAGCTCCCGTCAGCAACGAGACGACCATGGCGCTCTCCGCGCGCTACCAGTTCGTCAACAACGCAGAATTCGGCCAATCGATCTATGATTGGAGCACTGATCGGTATGGCGCCGACGTGACGTTCTCCCGTCCACTGACCCGGTCGCTTTCGGGCAGCTTGACCGTCGGTGTTTCCAACGAAACTTTCTTGGCTACTCTCGACCGCGTGCGCGATCCCAGCCCCGAGTTCCGCATCGGCGTCCGTCTATTTGATAGGCCCGACGATTTTACAAGTGTTACTGCTGGCTACGACTCGATTGATACACAGACTGATGTTTCGGCTTATCGCAGCCAGGGCAACGGCCTCGGTCGCTGGGACACGAGCGTGTACGTTCAGCATAGCGACTACAACGCCCAGGCGTCTGTGAGCGCGAGCGCGGGTTACTATGGGAACCGTGGTCAGGTCAGGATCATTCAGAATTCCGGCTTTGAGGGCATTTCGTACTCGAACTTCGCCGTCGAGCCGGGACCAGAGAGAACATCTTTACAAGTAGGTACGGCGATCGCCTTCGCAGACGGTAAGATCGCTATCGGAGCTCCTATAACGGGAGATGCGTTCGCGATTGTCTATCCTCATCCGTCAATAGAGAACAATGACATCACCATTGGCGATAATGAGAATATAAAGGCGATTGCCGACGGATGGGGACCGGCATTGGTAACGTCGCTGCCGGCTTATGCGCCTTATACCATTCCCGTGGACGCCGATGATTTGCCGCCGGGATACAGCCTCGGTGCCGCGGCCTTCGATACATATGCTCCGTTCAAAGCCGGTTACGCCCTTGAAGTTGGCTCCGACTACTCCGTGTCGGCTTATGGAACGCTCGCTTTGGCGAACGGAGAGCCGGTTTCGCTGGTGAGCGGTGTCGCGCGATCGGTCAACCACCCCGAGAAAACCGTAACGATTTTTACGAATGCGGCCGGACGTTTCGGTGCCGACGGTTTGGCGCCCGGAGGCTGGCTTATCGAAATGCAAACTGACGGAACTCCGACAACGTTTGTCCTTGACGTCCCAGCGGGAACGAAGGGCCTGTTCAAAGCAGGAACGCTCCATCCAAAATGA
- a CDS encoding PLP-dependent aminotransferase family protein has translation MATWRPTLTDSGKPRYLAIADAVEEDIRNGTLAPGDRLPPQRKLAEWLGIDFTTVSRAYTEAQSRGLIDSHVGRGTFVLGTDAGDVGPDPARSSQEDLAMNMPPEPTDAALLAKMREGLEYVSANLIPLLRYQSAIGGEKDKIAASTWLSLRGMVPKLDRVAVTPGAHATMTAILATITNPGDIVLCERITYPGIRAIAGRLRVKLVGVEMDGQGILPDAIEKAVKAFGAKALYLNPTLQNPTTITVPTERRLEISQVLRKHGLPLIEDDAYGFMPTKAPAPLAVSAPELSWYIGGLAKCIGAGLRLAYTVVPSAKDAYALAEALKAVSVMPSPLGMVLATRWIEDGTADRIRRFIRAETAARQQLASEVLKDFDYVSAENAFNVWLRLPEGAGRADIIARMAGRHIGIIPSDAFTVGGSPSEHVRVCLGGSIGREALRSGLLFMSHTLTQNAYSG, from the coding sequence ATGGCGACCTGGAGACCGACGCTCACCGACAGCGGCAAACCGCGATACCTGGCGATTGCCGACGCCGTGGAAGAGGACATCCGTAACGGCACCCTCGCGCCGGGGGATCGCCTGCCGCCGCAACGCAAGCTCGCCGAATGGCTTGGAATCGATTTCACGACGGTTTCGCGGGCCTACACGGAGGCGCAGTCGCGCGGGCTGATCGATAGCCATGTCGGACGCGGCACGTTCGTTCTCGGCACGGATGCGGGCGATGTCGGCCCTGATCCCGCGAGATCGAGCCAGGAAGATCTGGCAATGAACATGCCGCCGGAGCCGACCGACGCCGCACTTCTCGCCAAGATGCGCGAAGGGCTCGAGTACGTCTCGGCCAACCTCATTCCGCTCCTTCGGTATCAGTCCGCGATTGGCGGCGAGAAAGACAAGATCGCTGCCTCGACTTGGCTATCGCTAAGGGGCATGGTGCCGAAACTCGACCGCGTGGCGGTGACGCCCGGCGCTCACGCGACGATGACTGCGATCCTGGCGACGATCACCAATCCCGGCGACATCGTTTTATGCGAGCGCATCACGTATCCCGGCATCCGCGCGATCGCCGGCCGCCTGCGTGTGAAGCTCGTTGGAGTCGAGATGGACGGTCAGGGCATTCTGCCTGATGCCATCGAGAAGGCCGTCAAAGCATTTGGCGCGAAGGCGCTCTACCTCAATCCTACTTTGCAGAACCCGACAACGATAACGGTGCCGACCGAGCGCCGCTTGGAAATATCGCAGGTGCTACGCAAGCATGGATTGCCGCTGATCGAGGATGACGCCTATGGATTCATGCCGACAAAGGCGCCTGCACCGCTTGCGGTCTCGGCGCCGGAGCTCAGTTGGTATATCGGCGGACTGGCAAAATGCATCGGCGCGGGTTTGCGTCTTGCCTATACGGTTGTGCCGTCGGCAAAGGACGCTTATGCGCTCGCCGAAGCCTTGAAGGCCGTCTCCGTGATGCCGTCTCCGCTCGGAATGGTGTTGGCGACACGCTGGATCGAAGATGGTACCGCGGATCGCATCCGCCGGTTCATCCGCGCCGAAACGGCGGCTCGTCAACAGCTCGCATCAGAAGTGCTAAAAGATTTCGACTACGTCTCCGCCGAGAATGCCTTTAACGTCTGGCTTCGTTTGCCGGAAGGTGCTGGACGCGCCGATATCATTGCTCGCATGGCTGGGCGGCATATCGGCATCATTCCGTCCGATGCATTCACCGTTGGCGGTTCGCCGAGCGAGCATGTCCGTGTCTGCCTTGGAGGCTCGATCGGCCGTGAGGCGCTCAGATCGGGACTTCTCTTCATGTCACACACGCTCACGCAGAACGCCTATTCCGGATAG
- a CDS encoding helix-turn-helix domain-containing protein produces MSSELESAFPRTDDRLQVWDSQYGVRAEAFTHFRETICSAFMPWTPEYSGRDFVGRVESVTLSHGAVGRVRMSPIVATKTKSNIANSPIDCVHANLIISGELKVDQGGETKIAKRGDLVLYESFSAVILTEKPEVPCDNLALVVPMQEFSRLESIGGRPFSNVLISSEKLGAPLSACLTMLAQSLCSSPVEELDGLLKACIALLPISMGLFETNVKEVGSKNYFLKKLLDYIDHNLSDPDLSPLKVAQQFGISIRYVHKLFGQFGSTFGTHVTSERLKRIRWDLQVSSGRRPSISSLAYRWGFNDLSTFHRAFKKQFGCTPGNALDVEALPLPSYSKE; encoded by the coding sequence ATGTCGAGCGAGCTTGAATCGGCGTTCCCGCGTACCGACGATCGACTTCAGGTTTGGGATAGCCAATACGGAGTTCGGGCAGAGGCCTTCACGCACTTTCGTGAAACCATCTGCAGCGCTTTTATGCCCTGGACGCCGGAGTACTCGGGTCGCGATTTTGTAGGCCGGGTCGAAAGCGTCACGCTGAGCCATGGTGCCGTCGGCCGAGTACGAATGAGTCCGATTGTTGCGACGAAAACCAAATCCAACATTGCAAATTCGCCAATCGATTGCGTCCACGCGAATCTTATCATCTCAGGCGAGCTAAAAGTCGATCAAGGTGGCGAGACAAAGATAGCCAAACGCGGTGATCTCGTCCTTTACGAAAGCTTTTCCGCAGTAATTCTCACGGAAAAGCCTGAAGTTCCTTGTGACAACCTCGCCTTGGTTGTTCCCATGCAAGAATTCTCACGTCTCGAGAGTATCGGCGGTAGGCCGTTTTCCAACGTTCTGATCTCATCCGAGAAGCTCGGTGCGCCCCTATCGGCCTGCTTGACCATGTTGGCGCAATCTTTGTGCAGCTCTCCGGTGGAGGAACTGGACGGCCTCTTGAAAGCTTGTATCGCCTTGCTTCCGATTTCGATGGGACTGTTCGAAACTAACGTCAAGGAAGTGGGATCGAAGAATTATTTCCTCAAGAAGCTCCTTGACTACATCGATCATAATCTCTCTGATCCCGACCTGTCGCCGCTCAAAGTGGCCCAGCAATTCGGCATCTCAATTCGATACGTGCATAAGCTCTTTGGCCAATTCGGCTCCACATTCGGCACGCACGTAACGTCGGAACGTTTGAAACGCATCCGGTGGGATCTGCAGGTCAGCTCAGGACGGCGGCCGTCCATCTCGTCGTTGGCTTACCGTTGGGGCTTCAACGATCTTTCAACTTTCCATCGTGCCTTCAAGAAGCAGTTTGGATGCACACCGGGGAATGCGCTTGATGTCGAGGCCTTGCCACTTCCTTCCTATTCGAAGGAATAG
- a CDS encoding MSMEG_0572/Sll0783 family nitrogen starvation response protein encodes MPQVTQEAHKAGDYFVDYEEKVFEDVKASPGEKALVTFHTVAFEGSIGLVNILNAIRLNRKGYETSILLYGPGVTLGIQRGFPTLGDEAFPGHQNFAANLNKFMKEGGKVYACRFALQALYGHGEPSLLPGIRPIAPQDVLDCVLLHKKANAVILDTWTV; translated from the coding sequence ATGCCGCAAGTGACCCAGGAAGCCCATAAGGCCGGCGACTACTTCGTCGACTACGAGGAGAAGGTCTTCGAGGATGTCAAAGCCTCGCCCGGCGAGAAAGCCCTGGTGACGTTCCACACCGTGGCCTTCGAAGGCTCGATCGGTCTGGTCAACATCTTGAATGCCATCCGCCTCAACCGGAAAGGCTACGAGACGTCGATCCTGCTCTACGGGCCGGGTGTCACGCTTGGCATACAGCGCGGCTTCCCAACCCTCGGTGATGAAGCTTTTCCGGGCCACCAGAACTTCGCCGCCAACCTCAACAAGTTCATGAAGGAAGGCGGCAAGGTCTACGCCTGTCGCTTCGCGCTTCAGGCGCTCTATGGCCACGGCGAGCCGTCGCTACTCCCCGGCATTCGTCCCATCGCACCGCAGGACGTTCTCGATTGCGTCCTTCTGCACAAGAAGGCCAACGCCGTCATCCTCGACACCTGGACCGTCTGA
- a CDS encoding alpha/beta fold hydrolase, which translates to MTNKRLNKLFPVGAISLCSALLSFTGISASPLVNGHDKTNQGKPHYTLPSPMTLRDEGTFFIGGQQAHSDFPSTTPTGLNAPGTYVINQMFVHYRIPATISKKLPIIMVHGSNHTGNTYETTPDGREGWATYFVRHGYPVYVVDQAGRGRSSFNPTSVNQAIVLQNLAALPPAGFQLYPREGAWVNFLFGPAYGQPWPDERFPLQAMDQYQSQLVPNTEVTLEGGTDNTTNDLAMLLDKIGPAIIIVHSQSGTLGLGAVVQRPNLVKGLISVEGGCTPVTDADIKQAYSKVPFLSFWGDHSVGAVGANGDARRQGCQATVASFKQAGGNAQFVLLPDLGIKGNSHMMMMDNNNLELADILETWIVRNVERDKHFPCNCGPHHVSACW; encoded by the coding sequence ATGACAAACAAGCGTCTCAACAAACTTTTCCCCGTGGGAGCCATCTCATTGTGCTCCGCCCTCTTGAGCTTCACCGGGATCTCTGCATCTCCCTTGGTCAATGGGCATGACAAGACCAATCAAGGCAAACCGCATTATACGCTGCCTAGCCCGATGACATTGCGCGACGAGGGCACATTTTTTATCGGCGGACAGCAAGCCCATAGCGACTTCCCGAGCACGACGCCTACCGGACTGAACGCGCCAGGAACGTACGTGATCAATCAAATGTTCGTCCATTACCGAATCCCGGCAACGATCTCCAAGAAGCTCCCAATTATCATGGTGCACGGGTCCAATCACACCGGGAATACGTACGAAACGACTCCCGATGGCCGTGAAGGATGGGCGACGTATTTCGTTCGCCACGGCTATCCTGTGTACGTCGTCGATCAAGCCGGCAGAGGTCGGTCGAGCTTTAATCCTACCTCAGTCAATCAGGCGATCGTGCTGCAAAATCTCGCGGCCTTGCCGCCGGCTGGATTCCAGCTCTACCCGCGTGAGGGTGCCTGGGTGAATTTTCTGTTCGGCCCGGCATATGGCCAGCCATGGCCCGACGAGCGATTTCCGCTGCAAGCGATGGATCAATATCAGTCTCAGCTTGTACCCAACACTGAAGTAACGCTGGAAGGTGGCACGGACAACACCACGAATGATCTTGCAATGCTCTTGGACAAGATTGGACCGGCGATCATCATCGTGCATTCGCAATCCGGCACCCTGGGTCTCGGCGCCGTCGTGCAACGACCCAACTTGGTCAAGGGTCTGATTTCAGTCGAAGGCGGCTGCACGCCGGTGACCGATGCAGACATCAAGCAGGCCTATTCAAAGGTTCCGTTTCTATCGTTCTGGGGAGACCACAGCGTCGGCGCGGTCGGGGCGAACGGCGATGCACGGCGGCAGGGATGCCAAGCCACCGTCGCGTCGTTCAAACAGGCGGGCGGAAATGCGCAGTTCGTCCTCTTGCCGGATCTGGGCATCAAGGGCAACAGCCACATGATGATGATGGACAACAACAATCTTGAACTCGCCGACATCCTGGAAACGTGGATCGTCCGGAACGTGGAACGGGATAAGCACTTCCCGTGCAACTGCGGCCCTCATCACGTCAGCGCTTGCTGGTGA
- a CDS encoding carboxylesterase/lipase family protein, whose translation MNKHRAKMKHAYGKFLGILLGGIICSGFAPLTSKADVHAKGNNSAGSGPIVSTVDGRLRGLVRNGIDIFLGVPYAAPPVGNLRWQPPQPVKRWQEVRDATQYAPICSQVTELGAFAGPSSTSEDCLYLNVFTAGAAKNGKKRPVLVWIHGGANVDGASNDYDASKLASGGPNGVPTVVVTLNYRLGLFGFFSHPAIDSEGHLSGNYGILDQQAVLRWVQRNIAAFGGDPDRVALGGQSAGAVDTAANMISPYGNGLFNRAILQSSPGFLASNFVTRDVAEGHGVSFAKAAGCSVSSNLKTAKCLRDLSAARILQLQGTTNADGRYGSGMLSIDGNIIPRTPDQAFNTGSFNKMPIMGGGTRDELTFITGITQYFSGPPQTPMTAAQYSAAVAAGAPCTFCVGGAIPAGTAARYPLSNYNGDPMLAYARVTTDSVRCQEVNVLERLASQVPSYAYDFTYQDAPYYFPKMPGFKPLAAHTIDIQFVFDKWHGGQLGVNLDQTTGQPRDLNQQEENLSDQMVAAWTNFASTGNPNGTGNTPWPKLATGNTGKYLLEDVPLSTQSVAQFRAHYQCDFWNAISGN comes from the coding sequence ATGAATAAGCATCGCGCAAAGATGAAGCACGCCTACGGCAAGTTCCTCGGCATTCTGCTTGGCGGTATCATATGCTCAGGGTTTGCACCGCTGACCTCGAAGGCCGACGTCCACGCGAAAGGCAACAACAGCGCGGGCTCGGGGCCCATTGTCAGCACCGTCGACGGACGCCTGCGTGGTCTCGTCCGAAACGGCATCGATATTTTTCTGGGCGTTCCCTATGCAGCGCCTCCCGTTGGGAACTTGCGATGGCAGCCGCCGCAGCCCGTCAAGCGATGGCAGGAGGTGCGCGACGCGACCCAATACGCGCCGATCTGCTCGCAGGTGACAGAGCTTGGAGCGTTTGCCGGCCCCTCTAGCACGAGTGAAGACTGCCTCTATTTGAACGTGTTTACCGCCGGAGCGGCCAAGAACGGCAAAAAGAGACCGGTTTTGGTGTGGATCCACGGTGGGGCGAATGTCGACGGCGCCTCGAACGACTACGACGCGAGCAAACTTGCGAGCGGGGGACCCAATGGGGTGCCGACAGTCGTCGTCACGCTAAATTATCGCCTGGGACTGTTTGGATTCTTTTCCCATCCTGCAATCGATTCAGAGGGCCACCTCTCTGGTAACTACGGCATTCTCGATCAGCAGGCTGTGCTCCGCTGGGTTCAGCGCAACATCGCGGCTTTCGGCGGCGATCCCGACCGAGTAGCGCTGGGAGGACAGTCAGCCGGCGCGGTGGATACCGCCGCCAATATGATTTCTCCTTACGGCAACGGCCTTTTTAATCGCGCAATCTTGCAAAGTTCGCCGGGATTTCTCGCGAGCAATTTCGTGACAAGGGACGTGGCAGAAGGCCACGGCGTTAGCTTCGCGAAGGCGGCAGGCTGCTCCGTTAGCTCGAACTTGAAAACTGCCAAATGTCTTCGAGATCTCTCGGCTGCTCGCATTCTACAATTGCAAGGAACGACGAACGCGGACGGGCGCTACGGCAGCGGCATGCTATCCATCGACGGCAACATAATTCCCCGCACACCCGATCAAGCTTTCAATACGGGAAGCTTCAACAAGATGCCCATAATGGGCGGCGGAACTCGCGATGAACTGACCTTCATCACGGGCATCACCCAGTATTTTTCGGGGCCGCCGCAGACGCCGATGACAGCGGCTCAATATTCAGCCGCTGTTGCAGCCGGCGCGCCGTGCACATTCTGCGTAGGCGGAGCCATTCCGGCGGGAACCGCCGCTCGATATCCGCTCTCCAATTACAACGGCGATCCGATGCTTGCCTATGCGCGGGTCACCACCGATTCCGTTCGGTGCCAGGAAGTAAATGTTTTAGAACGCCTCGCCTCCCAGGTCCCGAGCTACGCCTATGATTTCACGTACCAGGACGCCCCATATTATTTTCCCAAGATGCCAGGCTTCAAGCCGCTGGCGGCCCATACGATCGACATCCAATTCGTCTTCGACAAGTGGCATGGCGGCCAACTCGGCGTAAATCTCGATCAAACGACGGGTCAGCCGCGAGATCTCAATCAGCAGGAAGAAAATCTATCGGACCAAATGGTGGCGGCTTGGACAAACTTTGCGAGCACGGGAAATCCGAACGGCACGGGAAATACGCCATGGCCCAAGCTCGCGACGGGAAACACCGGCAAATATTTGCTCGAAGACGTCCCTCTGTCGACGCAATCCGTCGCGCAATTCCGGGCGCATTATCAATGTGATTTCTGGAACGCGATCTCAGGCAACTGA